The Phycisphaeraceae bacterium genome includes a window with the following:
- a CDS encoding STAS domain-containing protein, giving the protein MSIQQWSTGIWLVALSDDPNFGEVLDTLHERMKRADQTPHIVLDLSSVAHLNSSNLSQLLRLRKTAIDRSCRLRLAAPSDPVWAVFIATGLDKVFEFDAETATALAGLQLDENPD; this is encoded by the coding sequence ATGTCAATCCAGCAATGGTCCACAGGTATCTGGCTGGTCGCCCTAAGCGACGACCCGAACTTCGGCGAAGTGCTTGACACCCTGCACGAGCGCATGAAGCGCGCCGACCAGACACCGCACATCGTGCTCGACCTCTCTTCCGTCGCTCACCTCAACTCCTCGAACCTCTCCCAACTGCTGCGGCTGAGAAAAACCGCGATCGATCGAAGCTGTCGCCTGAGGCTGGCCGCCCCTTCCGATCCCGTCTGGGCCGTCTTCATCGCCACTGGACTCGATAAGGTCTTCGAGTTCGACGCCGAGACCGCCACCGCCCTCGCCGGCCTGCAACTCGACGAAAACCCCGATTAA
- a CDS encoding response regulator, translating into MVEQDEQLRLDGIKVLIVDDDPEVRAAIDHALQAEGALTQTCGDGNTAVRICDTDPPDLVVLDMMLPKRSGFLVLEKIKQIEVPPVVIMCTANEGKRHQQYAEVLGVDGYILKPVRLERLISLAEDLLEKRAEEA; encoded by the coding sequence ATGGTGGAACAAGACGAACAGCTTCGCCTCGATGGGATTAAGGTTCTCATCGTTGATGATGACCCGGAAGTGCGCGCCGCGATCGATCACGCCCTTCAGGCCGAGGGTGCCCTCACGCAGACCTGTGGCGATGGTAATACGGCGGTGCGCATCTGCGATACGGACCCGCCCGACCTGGTGGTTCTGGACATGATGCTTCCTAAGCGATCGGGCTTCCTTGTGCTTGAGAAGATCAAGCAGATCGAGGTCCCGCCTGTGGTCATCATGTGCACGGCGAACGAGGGCAAGCGTCATCAGCAGTACGCTGAGGTGCTCGGCGTGGATGGTTACATCCTCAAGCCCGTTCGTCTCGAGCGTCTGATCTCTCTCGCTGAGGATCTGCTCGAGAAGCGTGCCGAGGAGGCCTGA
- a CDS encoding lysophospholipid acyltransferase family protein — translation MARTRKPHPLLDRAAYVAARTVSTAITCFDPDGNAEIAGLLGRWLSRIDKRHRETARSNLRLAFPDWSEERVDRVAVHTFEHLVLLAVEALQTPRVITPYTWRKRIDTDGIGPALKVLTSGRPSILVTGHLGNWEIVGYTLGLLGFPIAAVARPLDNAHINRWLLDVRERTGMRIVNKFEAMVRLQKIVEDGGSVAFIADQNAGDRGLFVPFFGRLASHYKSIGMLAIKNRCPIVCGYAWRVSDRFRFELGISDVIEPEEWESQPDPMLYITARYSRAIEGMIRPRPEQYFWMHRRWKSRPRHEKQGKPFPDRLRESLSQLPWMSEEALSAVVSDSEALAVAQPA, via the coding sequence ATGGCCCGAACCCGTAAGCCACATCCATTGCTCGATCGTGCCGCTTATGTGGCTGCGCGAACGGTCTCGACGGCGATCACCTGTTTTGATCCCGATGGGAATGCTGAGATTGCAGGTCTGCTTGGGCGATGGTTGTCTCGGATCGATAAGCGTCATCGCGAAACCGCGCGGAGCAATCTGCGGCTGGCGTTCCCGGACTGGTCGGAAGAGCGGGTTGACCGTGTGGCGGTACACACGTTTGAGCACCTGGTGTTGCTGGCGGTGGAGGCGTTGCAGACCCCGCGGGTGATCACGCCTTACACATGGCGCAAGCGGATTGACACTGATGGAATCGGTCCGGCTTTGAAAGTGCTGACCTCTGGGCGGCCGTCGATTCTGGTGACGGGGCATCTCGGCAACTGGGAGATCGTGGGGTACACGCTGGGGTTGCTGGGTTTCCCGATCGCTGCGGTTGCGCGGCCGTTGGATAACGCACATATCAATCGGTGGCTTCTCGATGTTCGTGAGCGGACGGGGATGCGGATCGTCAATAAGTTCGAGGCGATGGTGCGGCTGCAGAAGATTGTCGAGGACGGGGGGTCGGTGGCGTTTATCGCGGACCAGAATGCGGGTGATCGAGGCTTGTTCGTGCCGTTCTTCGGGAGGCTGGCGAGTCATTACAAGTCGATCGGGATGCTGGCGATCAAGAACCGTTGCCCGATCGTGTGCGGGTATGCCTGGCGGGTCTCGGATCGTTTTCGGTTTGAACTCGGGATCAGCGATGTCATTGAGCCCGAGGAATGGGAGAGCCAGCCGGACCCGATGCTCTACATCACGGCCCGGTACAGCCGGGCGATTGAGGGGATGATCCGTCCCAGGCCCGAGCAGTATTTCTGGATGCACCGGCGGTGGAAGAGCCGTCCGCGGCACGAGAAGCAGGGCAAGCCCTTCCCGGATCGGCTGCGAGAGAGCCTGAGCCAGTTGCCTTGGATGTCGGAGGAGGCCCTGTCGGCGGTGGTGTCGGATTCTGAGGCCTTGGCTGTTGCACAGCCGGCGTGA
- a CDS encoding RidA family protein, protein MSDLQHPRRALATLGHEMPEPVKAVASYLPAVRQGGVIYVSGQLPMRRGELMATGTVPSAVSVEKAATAAGQCVLNALAAADGLLGGDWSGVERILRVAVFVASDPGFGQQHVIANGASDLLVRAFGESGRHARAAVGVPGLPMNAAVEVEVWLACGGSA, encoded by the coding sequence ATGAGTGATCTTCAGCATCCGCGGCGTGCTCTGGCGACGCTTGGGCACGAGATGCCCGAGCCGGTCAAGGCGGTGGCCAGTTATCTCCCGGCGGTCCGTCAAGGGGGCGTGATCTACGTCAGCGGGCAGTTGCCGATGCGGCGTGGTGAGCTGATGGCGACGGGGACGGTGCCGAGTGCGGTGTCTGTCGAGAAGGCGGCGACGGCGGCGGGGCAGTGCGTCCTCAATGCGCTGGCGGCTGCTGATGGGCTCCTCGGAGGGGATTGGTCGGGGGTCGAGCGGATTCTTCGGGTGGCGGTTTTTGTGGCCAGTGACCCTGGGTTTGGCCAGCAGCACGTCATTGCCAACGGGGCCAGCGACCTGCTGGTGCGTGCTTTTGGCGAGTCGGGACGGCATGCTCGGGCGGCGGTGGGGGTGCCTGGGCTACCGATGAATGCCGCGGTGGAGGTGGAAGTCTGGCTGGCGTGCGGGGGGTCGGCTTGA
- the fliM gene encoding flagellar motor switch protein FliM: MTDMLDQNEIDSLLAAVEGGDVETEEEAAPAPIYSLRRGGITHEPLEIREYDFKRPERVSKDQMRALETLHDVFSRSFGASLSGFLRTIVEVKVSDIEQMTFSEFTHSLPNPTCFSLLSCDPLDGSMCLDISPLIIYPIIDRLLGGSNADLFIPQRPLTAIEQRLVNKIISRSMDALREAWANILDITFKLGETESNPALVQIVPPNEVVVVVGFEMKMGGRAGTMSLCIPYNVIEPVVEKLSNQTWEAYKKSVRNKAIRGRVASHLEVARVGIRVLLAETKLSLSDLRHLQPGDIVLTEKPAKAPLAMEIGGKRKFIGQLGQYRGNRAFKVSRKIEPKDRV, translated from the coding sequence ATGACCGACATGCTCGACCAGAACGAAATCGATTCGCTGCTCGCAGCCGTCGAAGGCGGGGACGTCGAAACCGAGGAAGAGGCCGCACCCGCACCCATCTACTCCCTCCGCCGAGGCGGGATCACCCACGAGCCTCTCGAAATCCGCGAATACGACTTCAAACGACCCGAGCGCGTCTCCAAAGACCAGATGCGCGCCCTCGAAACACTCCACGACGTCTTTAGCCGCAGCTTCGGTGCCTCCCTCTCCGGCTTCCTCCGCACCATCGTCGAGGTCAAAGTCTCCGACATCGAGCAGATGACCTTCTCCGAGTTCACCCACTCCCTGCCCAACCCCACCTGCTTCAGCCTCCTGAGCTGCGACCCGCTCGACGGCAGCATGTGTCTCGATATCTCCCCCTTGATCATCTACCCGATCATCGACCGCCTCCTTGGCGGGTCCAACGCCGACCTCTTCATCCCCCAGCGCCCGCTCACCGCCATCGAGCAGCGCCTGGTCAACAAGATCATCTCTCGCTCCATGGACGCCCTCCGCGAGGCCTGGGCCAACATCCTGGACATCACCTTCAAACTCGGCGAAACCGAGTCCAACCCTGCCCTCGTCCAGATCGTCCCTCCCAATGAGGTCGTCGTCGTCGTCGGATTCGAGATGAAAATGGGTGGACGCGCCGGGACCATGTCCCTCTGTATCCCCTACAACGTCATCGAACCCGTCGTCGAAAAACTCTCCAACCAGACCTGGGAGGCCTACAAAAAATCCGTCCGCAACAAGGCCATCCGTGGACGCGTCGCCTCCCACCTCGAAGTCGCCCGCGTCGGCATCCGTGTCCTGCTCGCCGAAACCAAGCTCTCCCTCTCCGATCTACGCCACCTCCAGCCGGGCGACATCGTCCTCACCGAGAAGCCCGCCAAAGCGCCGCTCGCCATGGAAATAGGCGGGAAACGCAAGTTCATCGGCCAACTCGGCCAGTATCGCGGCAACCGCGCCTTCAAAGTCTCACGCAAGATCGAACCCAAAGACCGGGTCTAG
- a CDS encoding phosphoribosyltransferase family protein: MPSAIAFMLNTLAPPEVNTTGWLPDTSEAYCPSCGVCVGPGEVLDRHCSRCRSLKLPWSSMTRLGRYKPPLSDWIKRLKYHGRHSWADELGVTLADALPPHLDRCVAVPVPMHWLRRTTRGLDHTHLIARAIARHQRWTLTPLLRRSRLTAPQSLIPPSQRVANLRGSIEPRKPRWIARDIPERVLLVDDIKTTGATLTRCARCLQRLGVHEVHTAVLAVAEPH; this comes from the coding sequence ATGCCATCTGCTATCGCTTTTATGCTCAACACCCTCGCCCCACCCGAGGTCAACACCACCGGCTGGCTCCCCGACACCTCCGAAGCCTACTGCCCGAGCTGCGGGGTCTGCGTTGGCCCCGGTGAGGTCCTCGACCGGCACTGCTCCCGCTGTCGCTCGCTCAAGCTCCCCTGGTCGTCCATGACCCGACTGGGCCGCTACAAACCACCTCTGAGCGACTGGATCAAGCGCCTCAAGTACCACGGCCGCCACTCCTGGGCCGATGAACTCGGCGTCACCCTCGCCGACGCTCTGCCCCCGCACCTCGATCGCTGCGTGGCCGTTCCTGTCCCTATGCACTGGCTCCGGCGGACCACCCGGGGGCTCGACCACACCCACCTGATCGCCCGCGCGATCGCACGCCACCAACGCTGGACACTCACGCCCCTGCTCCGCCGGTCGCGCCTCACCGCCCCGCAGTCTCTGATCCCCCCGAGCCAACGCGTCGCCAACCTCCGAGGCTCCATCGAACCCCGCAAGCCCCGCTGGATCGCCCGCGACATCCCCGAGCGAGTCCTGCTCGTCGATGACATCAAGACCACAGGCGCCACCCTCACCCGCTGCGCCCGCTGCCTCCAAAGACTGGGCGTCCACGAGGTCCACACCGCCGTACTCGCTGTCGCCGAACCTCACTAG
- the pheT gene encoding phenylalanine--tRNA ligase subunit beta: MKISLAWLNTYLSRPVDAEEADRLLTDHGFPIEERVAREGGDVMLDVEVTSNRGDCLSHVGVAREIVAGSDRALVMPELGYEEAGEGAGVLAKVSVDDAEGCPLYTARVIRGVKVGPSPDWLRQRVESLGLRSVNNVVDVTNFVLMELGQPLHAFDLAKLAGGEIRVRRAAKGEAFKAIDGSEHKLDASMLVIADAERPCAVAGVMGGLESEVTESTTDLLLESAIFAPLTVRSTSRALKLASDSSFRFERFVDPAGVDRASRRAARLIVEVAGGTVCGGVIEVGGAVVGTKPLGLRGERCRTLLGMDLSDEQQAGYLARLGLEPQVKDGVIECAIPSYRFDLVREVDLIEEVARLHGLAAIPETEKISLVARAPQEAVLARQEIANTLQGLGFHETVTPSLLEPLEGEAFLVDGARLIELEGQRRTDRALRPSLLPSLLHCRKLNQDHGNHGVRLFEAAAVWWAERGGRAEHRRLAMLVDAEDPAEALREIKGVVTELVEALAGTGVGTLAFDRSAQGWFDPGAVVKLGDEALGVFGLASKALVDRFDLQTRVALVELDLDALLALYPPVYSAQTPPRLPGIERDLSLVVDETIAWEAIAGVIDEVAPARMERLDFLGTYRGKPIPKGRKSVSLRMAFRDPEQTLRHDAVDGEVDAVVKALTKKVNAELRV; this comes from the coding sequence ATGAAGATCAGTCTGGCATGGCTCAATACCTATCTGTCACGGCCTGTGGATGCGGAGGAGGCCGATCGGCTGCTGACGGACCACGGGTTTCCGATCGAGGAGCGGGTGGCCCGGGAGGGCGGGGACGTGATGCTGGACGTGGAGGTGACGTCGAATCGGGGGGACTGTCTGTCGCATGTGGGGGTAGCTCGGGAGATCGTGGCGGGGTCGGATCGGGCGTTGGTGATGCCGGAGCTGGGGTATGAGGAGGCGGGTGAGGGTGCTGGGGTCTTGGCGAAGGTGTCGGTTGACGATGCGGAGGGGTGCCCGCTGTATACGGCGAGGGTGATTCGTGGGGTCAAGGTAGGTCCGAGTCCGGACTGGCTTCGTCAGCGGGTTGAGTCGCTGGGGCTCAGGAGCGTGAACAATGTGGTGGATGTCACGAACTTCGTGCTGATGGAGTTGGGACAGCCGCTGCACGCCTTTGATCTGGCGAAGCTGGCGGGCGGGGAGATTCGGGTGCGGCGCGCGGCGAAGGGGGAGGCGTTCAAGGCGATTGATGGGAGCGAGCACAAGCTCGACGCGTCGATGCTGGTGATCGCGGATGCGGAGCGGCCCTGCGCCGTGGCGGGGGTGATGGGAGGGCTTGAGAGCGAGGTGACCGAATCGACGACGGACCTCTTGTTGGAGTCGGCGATTTTCGCTCCGCTGACGGTGCGATCGACGAGTCGAGCGTTGAAGCTGGCGAGTGATTCGAGCTTCCGGTTCGAGCGGTTTGTGGACCCTGCGGGCGTGGATCGGGCGAGCCGACGGGCGGCGCGATTGATCGTTGAGGTGGCCGGTGGAACGGTCTGCGGGGGCGTGATTGAGGTCGGGGGAGCTGTTGTTGGCACGAAGCCGTTGGGTCTGCGTGGGGAGCGGTGTCGGACGCTGCTGGGGATGGACCTGAGTGATGAGCAGCAGGCGGGTTATCTGGCACGGCTGGGGCTTGAGCCGCAGGTGAAGGATGGCGTGATTGAGTGCGCCATCCCGAGTTACCGTTTTGATCTGGTGCGTGAGGTCGATCTGATCGAAGAGGTCGCTCGGCTGCACGGCTTGGCGGCGATCCCGGAGACGGAGAAGATCTCGCTGGTGGCACGGGCCCCGCAGGAGGCGGTGTTGGCGCGGCAGGAGATCGCGAACACGCTGCAGGGCTTGGGATTCCACGAGACGGTGACGCCTTCGCTGCTGGAGCCTTTGGAGGGCGAGGCGTTTCTGGTTGACGGGGCGCGTCTGATTGAGTTGGAGGGGCAGCGGCGGACCGATCGTGCGCTGCGGCCGAGTCTGCTGCCGAGCTTGCTCCACTGCAGGAAGCTCAATCAGGATCATGGCAATCACGGGGTGCGCTTGTTTGAGGCGGCGGCGGTGTGGTGGGCGGAGCGAGGTGGGCGTGCGGAGCATCGTCGGCTGGCGATGCTGGTGGATGCTGAGGACCCAGCGGAGGCGCTGCGGGAGATCAAGGGTGTGGTGACCGAGTTGGTCGAGGCCTTGGCGGGGACGGGTGTGGGGACGCTGGCGTTTGATCGGTCTGCGCAGGGCTGGTTCGATCCGGGGGCTGTGGTGAAGCTGGGTGACGAGGCGTTGGGGGTGTTCGGTCTGGCGTCGAAGGCGCTGGTGGATCGGTTCGATCTGCAGACACGGGTGGCGTTGGTTGAGCTGGACCTGGATGCGCTGCTGGCTCTGTATCCGCCGGTGTACTCGGCTCAGACCCCGCCCCGTCTGCCGGGGATTGAGCGGGACTTGTCGCTGGTGGTGGACGAGACGATTGCGTGGGAGGCCATCGCGGGGGTGATTGATGAGGTGGCGCCGGCGCGGATGGAGCGGCTGGATTTTCTCGGGACGTATCGGGGCAAGCCGATCCCCAAGGGGCGCAAGAGCGTGAGTCTGCGGATGGCGTTTCGTGACCCGGAGCAGACGCTCCGGCATGACGCGGTCGATGGCGAGGTCGATGCGGTGGTTAAGGCGTTGACGAAGAAGGTCAACGCCGAGTTGCGGGTCTAG
- a CDS encoding DNA-directed RNA polymerase subunit omega: MIEALKDDTVINQLGGRFKFTALVQHRIRELMDGARPLVERKGRNDFEIAVQEIVEGKITLELPNANVEDEAKA; this comes from the coding sequence TTGATCGAAGCCCTCAAAGACGACACCGTGATCAACCAGCTTGGTGGTCGCTTCAAGTTCACCGCTTTGGTGCAACACCGGATCCGTGAACTCATGGATGGGGCACGCCCGCTCGTCGAGCGCAAGGGCCGTAACGACTTCGAGATCGCCGTCCAGGAAATCGTCGAAGGCAAGATCACCCTCGAACTTCCCAACGCCAATGTCGAGGACGAGGCCAAGGCCTGA
- a CDS encoding flavoprotein, translating to MNERAPSDPTEADNPSLSSLSGRSILLAVTGGIAAYKAAALTSTLVKAGASVRIVMTESATRFVGRLTFQSLSGRPVITSIWDADDRPDAQHIAIAREADLMVIAPATANLIAKLAAGLCDDPVSLAATALPADRPLAIAPAMNADMWANPIVQRNLRHLAEMLPSLTIIEPDSGWQACRTEGAGRMAEPDRIAATLAEMLKS from the coding sequence ATGAACGAGCGGGCTCCATCCGACCCGACCGAAGCCGACAATCCTTCGCTGTCGTCTCTGTCTGGCCGCAGCATCCTGCTCGCCGTCACAGGCGGGATCGCCGCTTACAAAGCCGCCGCCCTCACCTCGACCCTCGTCAAAGCCGGAGCGTCGGTCCGCATCGTGATGACCGAATCGGCCACCCGATTCGTCGGACGCCTCACCTTCCAGTCGCTCTCCGGCCGTCCGGTCATCACCTCCATCTGGGACGCCGACGACCGGCCCGATGCCCAGCACATCGCCATCGCTCGCGAGGCTGACCTGATGGTCATCGCCCCGGCCACCGCCAACCTCATCGCGAAACTTGCCGCCGGGCTCTGCGACGACCCCGTCTCGCTCGCGGCTACCGCCCTGCCCGCCGATCGCCCCCTTGCTATCGCCCCGGCCATGAACGCCGACATGTGGGCCAACCCCATCGTCCAGCGGAACCTCCGCCACCTCGCCGAGATGCTCCCCAGCCTCACGATCATCGAGCCCGACTCAGGCTGGCAGGCCTGCCGAACCGAAGGCGCCGGCCGCATGGCCGAGCCCGACCGCATCGCCGCCACCCTGGCCGAGATGCTCAAGTCCTGA
- a CDS encoding pyridoxamine 5'-phosphate oxidase family protein, producing the protein MGEPDFDLVQEVSVFLASCRTASLATVGVDGAAHAANVQYTGDGAFGLLWVSSPAADHSQDLEHDQRAAVTVYAHDDRPASIHGVQMRGVVERVEDEGAWNTAWEAYTAKFPFVAVDPEFKVMVEKQAFYRFTPSWLRWIDNRRGFGWKVERELV; encoded by the coding sequence ATGGGTGAGCCGGATTTTGATTTGGTGCAGGAAGTGAGCGTGTTCCTGGCCTCGTGTCGGACCGCGAGTCTGGCGACGGTCGGGGTGGACGGGGCGGCGCACGCGGCGAATGTGCAGTACACGGGGGATGGGGCGTTTGGTCTGCTGTGGGTGTCGTCGCCAGCGGCGGATCACAGTCAGGACCTGGAGCACGACCAGCGGGCGGCGGTGACGGTGTACGCGCACGATGATCGGCCGGCCTCCATTCACGGGGTGCAGATGCGTGGGGTGGTGGAGCGGGTCGAGGACGAGGGGGCTTGGAATACGGCGTGGGAGGCGTACACGGCGAAGTTTCCGTTTGTGGCCGTGGACCCAGAGTTCAAGGTGATGGTGGAGAAGCAGGCGTTTTATAGGTTTACGCCGAGCTGGCTGCGGTGGATCGATAACCGGCGCGGGTTCGGCTGGAAGGTGGAGCGGGAGCTGGTTTAG